The nucleotide window CACACGACGCACCAACCGCCGACCCGCGCCCACCGGCGCCCGGTCGACATTTGCCCGCCGGCGAACAGGTGTACGGCCGCGATGCCCGCGAACTCGGGCAGGTCGTTGCTCGTCGGCTTGCTAAGCAGCAGGAACGCCGTGCAGATCAGGAAGAACGCGCCGAACGCGAAGTTCGCGTACACCGCGGCGGACACGCCCCGCGGGCGGGCGGCGAACACCTCGATCGGGTTGAACCGGTACCGGTACCCTGTCGCGGTCACGCGCGCGCCGGCGAGGTGGCGGTCCAGGTCGGCGAGCAACTCGCCCGCGTCCGCGTACCGCTCGCCCGGGGATTTGGCGGTGGCGCGGTGGACGACGTTGGCCAGGTCGGGCGGCACGGCCGGGTTGCGCCCCGCGAGCGGCGGGATCGGCTTGTGCAGCACTTCGCCCAGCAGGGCCTCGACCGTTCGGCCCCGGAACGGGAGCGTGAGGGACAGCAGCTCGTACCCGATCAGGCCGAGCGCGTACACGTCCGACGCCGGCCCCGCGGGGTTCCCGCCGAGTTGCTCGGGCGCCATGTACATCGGCGTGCCGATGGGGCCGCTGTGCGTGGTGAGCGTGGTGTCGGTGAACGACCGGGCGAGACCGAAATCGATCACCACAACCCGCCCGTCCGGTTCGACCATTACGTTTTCCGGCTTCAGGTCGCGGTGCGCCACCCCGACTGAGTGCGCGTAAGCGACCGCCGCAACCAGGTCGCGCCACACGCGCAGCGCGTCCTTCAGCCGTTCCGGCGCGGCCGGCCCGGGCGGTTGCGGCTCCGCGTGCGGCGGGGCCGCTCCGCGTGGTTGGCGGTTGAGCCACCCGCGGAGCGTCGTCCCCTGCACCTGGCGCATCGCGATGTAGCACGCCTGCGCGGTCTGGCCGACGTGGTACAGTTCGACGATGCCGGGGTGCTTGAGTTTAGAAACGGTTGCGGCCTCGCGCTGGAACCGGCCGAACAGCGTCGGGTCGGAAATGGCGCCGCCGAGCACCTTGACCGCGACCCATCGCTCCTCGTCGAGGTCCCAGGCCGCGTACACCGTGCCCATCCCGCCGCGGCCGATGGCGCAGTCGAGGCGGTAGCGGCCGAGTACGGTCCCCGGCGGGAGGTCCAAAGGGTGGTACACCTCGTCCGGGGCGGACGAGGCAAGAGAGACAGGGGGCGACGTGCCGAACATGATGTCCTCGGCGCGGAGGGGCGG belongs to Gemmata obscuriglobus and includes:
- a CDS encoding serine/threonine-protein kinase, which encodes MFGTSPPVSLASSAPDEVYHPLDLPPGTVLGRYRLDCAIGRGGMGTVYAAWDLDEERWVAVKVLGGAISDPTLFGRFQREAATVSKLKHPGIVELYHVGQTAQACYIAMRQVQGTTLRGWLNRQPRGAAPPHAEPQPPGPAAPERLKDALRVWRDLVAAVAYAHSVGVAHRDLKPENVMVEPDGRVVVIDFGLARSFTDTTLTTHSGPIGTPMYMAPEQLGGNPAGPASDVYALGLIGYELLSLTLPFRGRTVEALLGEVLHKPIPPLAGRNPAVPPDLANVVHRATAKSPGERYADAGELLADLDRHLAGARVTATGYRYRFNPIEVFAARPRGVSAAVYANFAFGAFFLICTAFLLLSKPTSNDLPEFAGIAAVHLFAGGQMSTGRRWARVGGWCVVCLTLWLIAVSVSREPSTLLLALGALFLAVAAANLVALCSPRGREWFALAQEKRRAFELERSGAAAPGAGAEPPHSPAQPDLL